The Pseudomonas sp. MH9.2 genomic interval ATCCACATCCCCTCGGACCCTGAGTTCAGTTCGCTCAATCTGGCGGCAGCGGTGCAGGTGCTGGCCTATGAGGTGCGGATGTCCTGGCTCGCAGCGCAAGGGCAGCCGACCAAGGTCGAAAAGGTCGAAGTGGCCTCTGCGCGCAGTGTGGAAGAAGTCACCATGGATGAGATGGAGCTGTTTTACGGCCATCTCCAGTCCACGCTGGTCGATATCGGTTTTCTCGACACGGAAAACCCGCGTCACCTGATGGCACGCTTGCGTCGCCTGTTCGGTCGTCGCGCGGTGTACCGGTCAGAGATGAATATTTTGCGGGGCATTCTTACCGAGACGCAGAAAGTGGCGCGCGGCGAGCCTCATAAACTGAAGGATCAATGATGTTCGAGCGTTTGCGAGAAGATATTCAAAGTGTGTTCCATCGCGATCCGGCTGCGCGCAACGCCTTTGAGGTGCTGACCTGCTATCCCGGCATGCACGCAATCTGGCTGCATCGTTTGTCGCATTACCTGTGGACCCTTGACTGGAAGTGGCTGGCGCGCGTGGTGTCCAATTTCGGTCGCTGGTTGACCGGCATTGAGATTCATCCGGGGGCAACGATTGGGCGGCGCTTCTTCATCGATCACGGAATGGGCATCGTGATCGGCGAAACCGCGGAAATCGGCGACGACGTGACGCTCTATCAGGGTGTCACCCTGGGTGGAACCAGCTGGAATAAAGGCAAGCGCCATCCGACGCTCGAGTCGGGCGTGGTTGTTGGGGCGGGTGCCAAGGTGTTGGGGCCGTTCACGGTCGGTGCGGGTGCCAAGGTTGGCTCCAATGCGGTGGTCACCAAGGCGGTGCCGGCCGGTGCCACTGTCGTGGGTATTCCAGGGCGGATCATCATAAAGTCCGACGGCGACGTGGAAGCCAAACGTAAAGCCATCGCTGAAAAGCTCGGTTTCGATGCCTATGGGGTCAGCGAAGATATGCCTGATCCGGTGGCGCGGGCGATCGGTCAGCTGCTCGACCATCTGCAAGCGGTCGATGCCAGGCTGGAAGGTATGTGCGGTGCCCTTAACGCGTTGGGCAGTGATTACTGCGCCAAAGAGCTGCCAGCGTTGCGCGACGAGGTGTTTGATTGTGTGAAAGATGGCGGCGAAACCAAGGCCGGCTGACGGGTGGGCCGGACTCGCCGGTACTAGACCTAAGGGGTGTGCCAATGCACCCCGGCGTTTGTTATGATGTCGCCGTTGTTTGCGGGTAATCCCGACTGATTTACTCGGTCTTATAGTTGACTTAAATACTCGGGAATAGCATACTCGCACTCATTCCGAACCTCCGTGGTACATGCCATGCGACTGACTACAAAAGGCCGATACGCTGTAACCGCCATGCTTGACCTGGCATTACATGCGCAGCACGGGCCAGTGTCTCTGGCCGATATCTCCGAGCGGCAAGGCATCTCCCTGTCTTATCTCGAGCAACTGTTCGCCAAGCTGCGTCGCAGTAATCTGGTGTCGAGCGTGCGGGGGCCTGGTGGTGGTTACCAACTGGCCCGTGACATGCAGGGCATTCAGGTCGCGCAGGTGATCGACGCGGTCAACGAGTCGGTCGATGCAACACGTTGCCAGGGTCTGGGTGATTGCCATGCGGGCGATACCTGCCTGACTCACCACTTGTGGTGTGACCTGAGTTCGCAGATTCACGATTTTCTTAGCGGTATAAGCCTGGCTGACCTTGTAACTCGCCGTGAGGTACAAGAGGTCGCTCAGCGCCAGGATTTGCGTCGAAATACATGCAGAACGCCCCAGCTGGATAAGATTGAAACGTCCGCCGTCGAATGAACGCAGATGAATGCGCGGCGCGCCTGCCTGATAGGAGATATTCAATGAAATTGCCGATTTACCTCGATTACTCCGCGACTACCCCGGTCGATCCGCGCGTCGCGCAGAAAATGAGTGAATGCCTGCTGGTTGACGGAAACTTCGGTAACCCGGCATCGCGTTCCCACGTCTTTGGCTGGAAAGCTGAAGAGGCAGTGGAGAACGCTCGCCGTCAGGTCGCTGATCTGGTGAACGCTGATCCGCGTGAAATCGTCTGGACCTCTGGTGCTACCGAGTCCGACAACCTTGCGATCAAAGGCGCTGCGCATTTTTACGCCAGCAAGGGTAAGCACC includes:
- the cysE gene encoding serine O-acetyltransferase, producing the protein MFERLREDIQSVFHRDPAARNAFEVLTCYPGMHAIWLHRLSHYLWTLDWKWLARVVSNFGRWLTGIEIHPGATIGRRFFIDHGMGIVIGETAEIGDDVTLYQGVTLGGTSWNKGKRHPTLESGVVVGAGAKVLGPFTVGAGAKVGSNAVVTKAVPAGATVVGIPGRIIIKSDGDVEAKRKAIAEKLGFDAYGVSEDMPDPVARAIGQLLDHLQAVDARLEGMCGALNALGSDYCAKELPALRDEVFDCVKDGGETKAG
- the iscR gene encoding Fe-S cluster assembly transcriptional regulator IscR codes for the protein MRLTTKGRYAVTAMLDLALHAQHGPVSLADISERQGISLSYLEQLFAKLRRSNLVSSVRGPGGGYQLARDMQGIQVAQVIDAVNESVDATRCQGLGDCHAGDTCLTHHLWCDLSSQIHDFLSGISLADLVTRREVQEVAQRQDLRRNTCRTPQLDKIETSAVE